The Halarchaeum grantii genome includes a window with the following:
- a CDS encoding SPFH domain-containing protein: MSTGSSAGRFFRTLGRASARVRWRHLLGAALAVVALLLAAAIGWVAAAVVLALLVVASLAIDSVEIVQAYERRPYTVLGRYDGTLGPGINLVLPLVTETHVFDTRTQMIEVPTQEAITQDNSPVRASAVVYLRVVDAEKTFLEVEAYRQAVAYLAQTSLRAVIGDMELDDTLSRREEMNDRIHDQLGDTVAEWGVDVEAVEVKAVMPSDGVVAAMERQTAAERHRRAMILEAQGARQAAIERAVGDKQAAVLRSEGRKRASVLEAQGDATATVLRARAAEAMGERAIIERGFEAIERVGRGAATTYVVPQELTSLVGRYGRHLSGDESGNGLDSLGVDLAYLDFEDVVETPADADGVEIEID, encoded by the coding sequence ATGTCAACGGGGAGCAGCGCCGGCCGGTTCTTCCGCACGCTCGGGCGAGCGAGCGCGCGCGTCCGCTGGCGCCATCTCCTCGGCGCCGCGCTCGCCGTCGTCGCCCTCCTCCTTGCGGCCGCCATCGGCTGGGTCGCCGCCGCCGTCGTCCTCGCCCTCCTCGTCGTCGCGTCTCTCGCGATCGACAGCGTCGAAATCGTCCAAGCCTACGAACGCCGCCCCTACACCGTCCTCGGCAGGTACGACGGTACTCTCGGCCCCGGCATCAACCTCGTCCTCCCGCTCGTCACCGAGACGCACGTCTTCGACACGCGCACCCAGATGATCGAAGTCCCCACGCAGGAAGCCATCACGCAGGACAACTCGCCCGTCCGCGCGTCCGCCGTCGTCTACCTGCGCGTCGTCGACGCCGAGAAGACCTTCCTCGAAGTCGAGGCCTACCGACAGGCCGTCGCCTATCTCGCGCAGACCTCGCTACGCGCCGTCATCGGCGACATGGAACTCGACGACACGCTCAGCCGCCGCGAGGAGATGAACGACCGCATCCACGACCAGCTCGGCGACACCGTCGCCGAGTGGGGCGTCGACGTCGAAGCCGTCGAAGTCAAAGCCGTCATGCCGAGCGACGGCGTCGTCGCCGCGATGGAGCGCCAGACCGCCGCCGAACGCCACCGGCGCGCCATGATCCTCGAAGCACAGGGCGCGAGACAGGCCGCCATCGAACGCGCCGTCGGCGACAAACAGGCCGCGGTGCTCCGCTCCGAAGGTCGCAAGCGCGCCAGCGTCCTCGAAGCCCAGGGCGACGCCACAGCCACCGTCCTCCGCGCGCGCGCCGCCGAGGCGATGGGCGAACGGGCCATCATCGAGCGCGGCTTCGAGGCCATCGAACGCGTCGGCCGAGGCGCGGCCACCACGTACGTCGTCCCACAGGAACTCACCTCGCTCGTCGGCCGCTACGGCCGCCACCTCTCGGGTGACGAATCCGGAAACGGCCTCGACTCACTCGGCGTCGACCTCGCCTACCTCGACTTCGAGGACGTCGTCGAAACCCCCGCCGACGCCGACGGGGTCGAAATCGAGATCGACTGA